GCCGTCGACTACATCCACAAGCCCTTCGCTCCTTCCCTGGTCAAGGCACGCCTGCGCAATCACCTCGAGCTCAAGACTCACCGCGACCACCTGGAAGAAATGGTGTCCGATCGCACCCGCGAACTGCTGTTGACCCAGGATGCCGCCATCTTCGGCTTGGGGATTTTGGCGGAGTATCGCGATATCGAGACGGGCGAGCACATTCGCCGCACCCAGGAGTATGTCCGGCTTATTGCCGAGGGCCTGAAGGATCACCCGCGCTTCAAGGGGTATTTTGACCGCAACACCCTGCGCCTGCTGCTCAACTCGGCGCCGCTGCACGATATCGGCAAGGTGGGGGTGGCGGATATCGTTCTGCAGAAACCCGGGCCTTTGACTCCGGCCGAAATGGATAGCATGAAACAGCACACCCTCTTCGGGCGGGAGATCATCAGCCGCATCGAAGCGGGGATGCACAACCAGCCGGCCTCTTCTTTCCTGCGTATTGCCGGGGAGATCGCCTACACCCATCATGAAAACTGGGACGGTAGCGGCTATCACGGTCTGAAGGGCGAAGAAATCCCTATTTCCGGCCGCCTGATGGCCCTGGCCGACGTTTACGACGCCCTGACCAGCGAAAGGGTCTACAAGCAGGCTTATAGCCACGAAGAAGCGGTTCGGCTGATAAGTGAGGGAGACGGCCGCACCTGCCCGGAACACTTTGACCCCTATGTCCTGCAGGCGTTTCTGGATCGGGCTGAAGAAGTCCGCATGGTTTGCCTGTTCTGTCGGGAGGATTCCCTCGATGCGGCTGTGGCGCCCTAGAGCCTACGGCGCTTGGCTTGAAATAAAAGCAGGTGAGGAGATACGCATGTCCTTAAATCGCTGGTACCGTCTGCCGGTTGCCCTGTTTGTTGTGCTTTTACTACAGGTTCCCGCCCAGGCTCTGGAGACTCCGGAGCAGCCACAGGAGTATGTTCTGGGTGTTTTTCCCTTTTTGCCTGTCGCCAACCTGGAAAGAATCTTCGCGCCCATCGCCGCTGACCTTTCCAAACAGTTGGGCCGGCCGATCAAGCTTCGCCTGAGCAGCTCCTACGAGAAGTTCATCGCCGAGCTCAAGAGAGAAAGCTTTGATATCGTCCATATTCACCCCTTCGATTATGTCCGGTTCGGGAAAAAACAGGGATATGAACCACTGGTCGCCCGATCGGAAAATCTGTTCGCGCTCTTCTCGGTCAAAATCGATTCGCCGATCAACGCCATTGGCGAGCTGCAGGGAAGAGTGGTCGGCACTCCACCTGTTACTGGCTCGGTGACCTATCTGGCCCTGGCTGAACTGCGGAATAACGGTCTGGTGCCCGACCAGGATGTCACGATTGAGAACTTCTCCAACCACCTGGCCTGTCTGCAACAGCTGCAAATCGGCAATATCGACGCCTGCGCCACCAGCTCCTCCACGTTGAAAACCTTTGAGTCCCAATTCGGGCTGTCCCTCAAACGTATCGGGCAATCGGGAGAAATTTCCCACACCCTGTTTGCAGCCCACGGGCGTTTGCCGGCCGCTGAACGGGCCGTCATTAAAAAATTCCTGCTCTCCTGTCAGCTCTCCTATATTGACGAGAATCTTCGGGAACTCTTCATTGAATCGTCCGATGCGAAAAGCGGCCGCTATTTCAAGGCGGTAAGCGATGCGGACTACGATCAGGCCCGCCAGATTCTAGAACGATTGTCTGCCCCTTGAGGGGGTTTCTGCAGGATGGGTCGGGTAAAAACTTTGCCGCCTTCGTCAAGAAATGACGGACAGGATATGAGGGATTGTGGGCCTTGAAAAACGAACGAACGATTCTCACAAGGCCGAAAGGGGGCACCTGTTGTCGGTGCGATCGGGTTTTCTGAAAAAGACGGTATGGGGGTTTTGGCTGGCGATGCTGGTGTCCCTCTGTCTGGGCGCCGCGGCCCAGGCCACAGAGACCCTGACCCTGGGCGTCTTCGCCTATCGCCCCAAACCCCTTCTCCAGCAGGCCTACCAGCCCCTGGCCGATTATCTGACTTCCCAGCTCAAAGACGCCACGGTCGAGCTGCGTGTGCTCGCCATGGAAGAGTTCGAGCCGGCCCTGGACGCCGGCGAGATCGATCTGCTCTTCACCAACCCCAGTCATTATACGGTATTGCGCAACCGCAATTCTCTCACCGGTGCTCTGGCCACCCTGATCAGCATTCAGGACGGCGTGCCCACCAGCAATCTGGGTGGTGTGATCATTACCCGTTGGGAGCGGTCCGATGTGGTCTCGCTGACCGATCTGCGTCGGCACCGCCTCGCGGTTCCCGGCACCAAGTTTCTGGGCGGATATCAGACTCAGGCTTTCGAGGTGCTCCAGGCCGGTCTCAAGCTTCCAGAAGAGGCTACGGTCCTTGTGGCCCAAAGTCATGACGCCGTTGTGCAAAAAGTGTTGTCCGGCGAGGTTGACGCTGGTTTTATCCGCACCGGCATCATTGAGCAATTGACCGCTGAGGGCACGCTCGACCCAAGCCGTCTGCGCGTACTTCATCCGCAGAAACATCCCGGCTTCCCCTACCGGATCTCTACCCGACTCTATCCCGAATGGCCGTTTGTCGCTCTGCCTCATGTGGACAGCGCGCAGGTGAGAAAAGTCGCTGCCGCCCTGCTGGCTCTCGAGGCCTCGCATCCTGTCGCCATCGCCGCCGGCATTGGCGGGTTCGCGCCGCCGGCCGATTATACGCC
The sequence above is a segment of the Desulfuromonas sp. KJ2020 genome. Coding sequences within it:
- a CDS encoding two-component system response regulator translates to MRDNLRRHKVLIVDDTPEYIQVLLNLLQDVYAIVVANNGERALKLASTEPLPDIILLDVLMPGLDGYEVCRRLKADPRTAAIPVIFLTGLSDHLDEQRGLDLGAVDYIHKPFAPSLVKARLRNHLELKTHRDHLEEMVSDRTRELLLTQDAAIFGLGILAEYRDIETGEHIRRTQEYVRLIAEGLKDHPRFKGYFDRNTLRLLLNSAPLHDIGKVGVADIVLQKPGPLTPAEMDSMKQHTLFGREIISRIEAGMHNQPASSFLRIAGEIAYTHHENWDGSGYHGLKGEEIPISGRLMALADVYDALTSERVYKQAYSHEEAVRLISEGDGRTCPEHFDPYVLQAFLDRAEEVRMVCLFCREDSLDAAVAP
- a CDS encoding phosphate/phosphite/phosphonate ABC transporter substrate-binding protein; translation: MSLNRWYRLPVALFVVLLLQVPAQALETPEQPQEYVLGVFPFLPVANLERIFAPIAADLSKQLGRPIKLRLSSSYEKFIAELKRESFDIVHIHPFDYVRFGKKQGYEPLVARSENLFALFSVKIDSPINAIGELQGRVVGTPPVTGSVTYLALAELRNNGLVPDQDVTIENFSNHLACLQQLQIGNIDACATSSSTLKTFESQFGLSLKRIGQSGEISHTLFAAHGRLPAAERAVIKKFLLSCQLSYIDENLRELFIESSDAKSGRYFKAVSDADYDQARQILERLSAP